The Taeniopygia guttata chromosome 9, bTaeGut7.mat, whole genome shotgun sequence genome segment GGTCAGCTGTCCCCAGCGTACACATCCCTGCATTTTCCAGGAGGAGATGGCATCCTCTGCGGGCTCAGCCGGAGCAGCCACGCACCACTCTCAGCTGTGCTTTCCTCGGGAGCTTTTGCTGATGCGACACCCCCGGAGAAAGCGAAGGCACTCACCGGGTCCTGCTCAGCCGgatgtccccggtgtcccccggcCGTCGCACGGAGCCAGGCCGGCTTTCCGCAGAGCTGTCTCCGCCGCCCGGTCCGCTGGCAGGTCCCGCTCCGGTGGTCACGGAGCTCCCGGCGGTGCCCGGCAGAATGCTGAGTCAGCACAAAGGCGTCCCGATGGCCCGGGCAGCGACACCTCCCTCGGAGCCCAGCCAGGGGAAGCAAGGGGCTCCATGGGGCGAGAATTGCGTCTCCTGCCTCAGttcccctcctcctgcaggcTGGGAGAGGCTACACTTCACTGtccaggggctccagcccctgctcaccACAGTCCACCCCGCCGTGAgccccccagcctggcagctgtggtCCTGAGGGTCCCAGGACCCCCCGGCCTTTCCAGGATCCCCAGCCCTACCGGGACCCCCAGCACCTGAGAATGTACAAACTTCCCAGGAACCTCAGCCCTCCCAGGATCTCCAGACTTCCCAGGACCCCCACCTACACATAGATCAGCTACTAAGAAACCATTTTTATACCTATACTCTAATATTCCAATATTCCATCTGTATGATCAGTTTAGCTAAAAGGGCTTGACAAAATTCATAGGGCAAATCACGGATCAGAAGCTCCAAGGGGAAAACTGAGCTGGAGGCTGGAGAATTGCCAGGGAAGGGCCCCTGGGATGGCCCAGGGTGACCACgtgtggctccagcagctccgcCTGGCTGCTACAAAAGCCTCGGGTTAATTTTAGTGAGGGAAAGTGCTTTTAATCTGGATTGTTCCTGCTGGACACCTTGGCTGGTTAACCCCTACCTCAGCTGCTAAACACAACTGAGGAAAATCCTGGCTCTGCTTCTCACCCCTCTCCCCCTGACAGCATCATTCCTGCTTCCtagctggagctgctgccccacaTCTTCACCCCCAAGGCAACATCTGgaccccagatccatcctccccatcctgctgtggcagtgccaggaagGTTTGTGAGGATGGCAGCACCAAGCCCAATGGATTTGGTGTCACTGCTTGTCACCTGCTCCCAACACTTCTCTCAGTGCCAACCTACGCTGACAAAACCCCAGTATTTTAAAGCTGGGCCAGCATCTCCTCCTGCTTGTGCTGGTCAGGGCAGCAGTAGGGATCTGGATGTACCAGTGTGCCCAAAGCTGCTCCTCACTCCATCCCCTCCTAATCCCTGCTGGAGAGTTTGGCCAACACAGCAATGGGAGCCCCAAAAAGGTGTCTGCTGATAAAGGGGATGCTGCACCCAATGGAACATCCATGCCCAGGCACCCTTGCCTGAGAGCAAAGGTCAGAACCACGAAACCCCCTCCCAGGGGAGCACCGAGCTCTCCCACATGGGACAGAGTCCCATTCACCTGGTGACACTTGTGAGAGGCACGGCTTACATGCCACTGGGCAAAGCAGCCAGCCTGCCTGGCTTTGGGCAGGATGCCTGAGACCCCCACACCaaaggcagctccagcagcgtgTGCTGGTTAGTCCTCACGAGTGTGGACTCCTGCTTCTTCCAGCACTGTGTCTCCTTGTCACACTCCCCTCCCCTAAACCCTCCAAAGTCAGTACTTGCTCCAGTGAGCTGTGACCAGACTGATGCAACGATGGatatcaaataaaatgaaattaaggcAAATGATCACGCTCCTGATTAATGATTAAGAGGCTGGAATGTCttgaccagctgcagcagcctggctccctccagccaggagcaggcagctgggaTCACCCAGGATCTGGATGATGCAAAGCCTTTGGCTCAAGGTCCCCAAAAAGAGACCAGCCACCAACTTGGTGTCCCTAAACAAAGCCCCCACTGCCTTCCTCTCATGCACAAGAGTCCTGTGGGTCAGTTATATGTCAGACAAGGGGTGATGCAAAGCAGTGGGAAGCCGCAGTGTGTTGCCACATGTCCTAGTTGGACCCTGGGAGCTGCATCTTCTCCTGGAGACTGGTCCACAGCATTGGCAGCCCCACATCCTTCCTCTTCTTGTGCGGGTGTTGGACAGCATAAAGGTAGGACATGTACTGGAGCTCTGGTATGACCATTTTCTGGCAGGTTCTCAGAGTCGTGTTGTCCAAGTCTTGTTTGAGGTTGTAACCCAGGATGTTTGCAGCCCCTGACTGGTAAGGCAGAAGAGCTTTATTCCTGATGTGATCCTTCCTCACTGCCTCATGCTCTGAGAGACAAGTCTCCATGAGCTCCTTCTGCCTGGTCCGCAGGTGATCCACCTCCTTTCCCAGCAGCTTGAGCCCTATGGTCTGCTCAATTCTCCTCCAGAAACTCTGGTTGAAGTGCAAGTAGAGCTTCCAGTCCAGCGAGCACCACACTTTTATCTGCTCCTCGCTTTCCGCAGTCAATGTCTGGACAGTGTCCTGGCTTCTGGAATTGAGCTTGAAGTAAATCACATCATCCAGGTCCCAGCACAAAGTGTGCTTCAAGAGGATCATGGACTCATCAAAGTAGTCTGCTATCAAGATGAGGTGGAAGTTCTGCTCGATCTCCTCCAGGACAGCCTGAGTGTAGTTCTTGTCATCCTTCGCGTTGTTATCGTAGCCAAAGTCAAACCACATGATATTCCTGGCGTAGATGTTTTTCCTGTAATCTGCTGGGTGGTAATACTTTGTGGGTGATTCCAGGAATTCGTTCACATTCTTGGAGCTCCTGAAGGCAGGCACAGAGTCCTTGTAGTAGATGTAGGAAGACTCCAGCAGAAGAATGGGGTTCCTCAGGATGGAGAAGTAGAAGGTGTTGGCTGCCATCACCTTTTTTACCTATTTGTAGAAGGAAGAAGAGGTTAGTCCTGTCCCAGCCAAGTTTCTCCTCAGGTGTCATGGCTCTTTCTTACCTCCAAGGGGTTAAACCGCAGGTGATTGCACATGATGTTGTAATTTTGGCCTATGGTTCCAAAGCCCTCCACAAAGTGGGCCACAAAAGTCCTTGGGTATCCCAGGTGGAAGAGCTGGTCAGCAGGGAGGGCGACAGTGAGGTTGTACCTCTCTGCGAACCTGAACATGATGTtgagcacagtgctgctggcagtctTGTGGGTTTTGAGGAACATGACGTTTGTCTTGGCATGGCACAGCGTGGGAGGGATCAGCAGCTCCTCGTGGCTCTTCGAGATTCTGCGGGAAGGTGACACATGGGGCAAAGAGACTCTCTGGTGCTGCACCCCATCTCTGATACCTGGCAAAGCCAAACCCAGGTGCTCCTCTGACACCACACCTGCAGATGGTCCAAGGCTGTATCCCCAACCCTCTAGTGTAGAGGTTTTCCCCCTCCAGTTTCCCCCCTCTCCAGATTCTCACTTAACAAAGACTTTAGCTtaatccccttttcccacacAGCTGGTTTGGTCCCTACCAGGCTGCACTTCGGCTAAATCAATTCCTTCCCCAAACATGGATCTAGGACCCAGTTTTGAGCCACCACCCTTTGAACATCAGCCCAAGGCCTCGTGAGAAATGAATCAGGTGTCA includes the following:
- the GAL3ST2 gene encoding galactose-3-O-sulfotransferase 2 translates to MLEIETWPQSTRGDKQALESICKRKYFPARSSMKSPGCAPRHAWYLIIFSFCVGLSCLSGFFHMKNKKYRISKSHEELLIPPTLCHAKTNVMFLKTHKTASSTVLNIMFRFAERYNLTVALPADQLFHLGYPRTFVAHFVEGFGTIGQNYNIMCNHLRFNPLEVKKVMAANTFYFSILRNPILLLESSYIYYKDSVPAFRSSKNVNEFLESPTKYYHPADYRKNIYARNIMWFDFGYDNNAKDDKNYTQAVLEEIEQNFHLILIADYFDESMILLKHTLCWDLDDVIYFKLNSRSQDTVQTLTAESEEQIKVWCSLDWKLYLHFNQSFWRRIEQTIGLKLLGKEVDHLRTRQKELMETCLSEHEAVRKDHIRNKALLPYQSGAANILGYNLKQDLDNTTLRTCQKMVIPELQYMSYLYAVQHPHKKRKDVGLPMLWTSLQEKMQLPGSN